One part of the Janthinobacterium sp. 17J80-10 genome encodes these proteins:
- a CDS encoding glycosyltransferase, which translates to MLNFLVVVPTKNSEQFVHETLNSVARQEFGVNRVHLHIQDSISVDATLDIVRDFASQVDCGLGNKKLSISYASAPDRGMYDAINIGMEMTGVENFSPDVFFWLNSDDILLPGAITNLAKTFSDPAIEWAIGMALDIDENGGQIYSEQHARIPISKLRSGDFNYAGSQWIRAESTAFRYTTYLQSGGFDGQFRLAGDYQVFLKLSLITEPAYVDYGVKAFRKHAGQLSRNLIAYEHERSRIKYFSAKSHDVESASEPEKALAKNLPLFFYPDYTGGNSYQNLLYDGINATGVKDLASLEVIGLKERRGILHIHWLNQIIGDSRDKALENCERFKAAISLAKKNGLKIVFTVHNISSHEGMNSDLETDILNYLFDVSAVVHVHHAIVSYQILNRYGKLPWGKLIIGEHGPYPEPAEKVTAGDLEKFDIVDSNLPYIAIPGQIRPYKNLGLLIDLIDELDKSNEMPNEMLFLFVGSFHPTTSESDRHRLLKNKRVRIAKNWLTEDEFSRILMNARFTLLSYSDVSTSGALFHSLSMGVPVIAPDLGTIPSYVFDDYNGYVYKNHSTESARKAVLTMLRKMHCDHNSFHDMRLAAKTSAQRLSWEKTLRLILSKISN; encoded by the coding sequence ATGCTCAATTTTCTAGTCGTTGTACCAACCAAAAATTCTGAACAATTCGTGCATGAAACACTCAACTCGGTGGCACGACAGGAATTCGGAGTCAATCGTGTGCACTTGCACATTCAAGACTCCATATCTGTTGATGCCACATTAGATATCGTGCGGGACTTTGCGTCGCAGGTTGATTGTGGACTAGGCAACAAAAAATTATCAATCAGTTACGCATCTGCCCCAGACAGAGGGATGTACGATGCGATCAATATCGGCATGGAGATGACTGGTGTCGAAAATTTCTCCCCTGATGTTTTTTTTTGGCTTAACTCCGACGACATTTTGCTCCCAGGCGCAATTACCAATTTAGCCAAAACATTTTCGGACCCGGCAATTGAATGGGCAATAGGCATGGCGCTTGACATCGACGAGAATGGCGGCCAGATCTATTCCGAGCAACATGCCAGAATACCTATCTCCAAACTCAGGAGTGGGGATTTTAATTATGCCGGCTCACAGTGGATAAGAGCAGAATCAACAGCATTCAGGTATACGACCTATTTACAATCCGGCGGATTCGATGGCCAATTTCGGCTTGCCGGTGATTATCAAGTTTTTCTTAAACTTTCATTAATCACCGAACCAGCCTATGTAGATTATGGGGTCAAAGCGTTTCGAAAACATGCTGGTCAGCTGTCCAGAAATCTTATTGCTTATGAGCACGAACGCTCGAGAATTAAATATTTCTCAGCAAAATCACATGATGTTGAGTCCGCTTCTGAACCTGAAAAAGCCTTAGCGAAAAATCTTCCGCTCTTTTTCTATCCTGACTACACGGGTGGCAACTCATATCAAAATCTTCTTTATGATGGAATTAACGCAACTGGCGTAAAAGACTTGGCATCGCTTGAAGTCATCGGTTTAAAAGAACGCCGCGGCATCTTGCATATTCATTGGCTGAATCAAATTATCGGCGACTCACGAGATAAAGCGCTCGAAAATTGCGAACGTTTTAAAGCTGCGATTTCGTTAGCGAAAAAAAATGGTCTGAAAATAGTATTTACCGTCCACAACATTTCCTCGCATGAAGGAATGAATAGCGACCTTGAGACCGATATTCTTAATTATCTATTTGATGTATCCGCAGTAGTTCATGTCCACCACGCCATCGTTTCCTATCAAATATTAAATCGCTACGGCAAACTACCTTGGGGGAAGCTAATTATTGGCGAACATGGACCTTATCCAGAACCAGCGGAAAAAGTTACCGCTGGAGATTTAGAAAAATTCGACATCGTTGACTCGAATTTGCCCTATATCGCTATCCCAGGCCAGATTCGGCCATATAAAAATTTAGGGCTCTTAATCGATCTAATCGATGAGTTAGATAAGAGTAACGAAATGCCCAACGAGATGCTCTTCTTGTTCGTTGGCTCGTTTCATCCAACAACGTCTGAATCAGACCGGCATAGGTTACTTAAAAATAAAAGAGTACGTATTGCGAAAAACTGGCTAACAGAAGACGAGTTTTCTCGAATTCTGATGAACGCCAGATTCACGTTACTAAGCTACTCGGATGTTTCAACTTCTGGCGCACTCTTTCATTCGTTATCAATGGGAGTGCCTGTAATCGCACCAGACTTGGGAACAATCCCGTCGTATGTGTTTGATGATTACAACGGCTATGTATATAAAAACCATTCGACAGAATCAGCACGCAAGGCGGTTCTGACAATGCTGAGAAAAATGCATTGTGACCATAATTCATTTCATGATATGCGCCTGGCGGCTAAGACCTCAGCTCAACGACTCAGCTGGGAAAAAACGCTTCGTCTCATACTTTCAAAAATCTCAAATTAA
- a CDS encoding exostosin family protein, with amino-acid sequence MHIKNIGNIYAYDNDWQTPAKTEQHAYEKCLGRFPHVADILYFAFPWATLIDNLNTKSSGASGLLLALDALIESIPKGIVHRFTVCQHIYAFKYVELFKKAGITELYLSHAEHSTRTLEGINIHPFPLYPVKVATDNFYEKWKPQEASARRYLYSFIGAHDSKYYRTSSREDIFELFGDSKSELAYVKRRNEWHFQRDVYDVQIKGKVVSEEFKIKQKLEEDEYLSILLDSVFSLCPSGSGPNSIRLWESLGTGTIPVILADGLRLPGDEDLWREAAVFVREKKERIEKLPVQLAALKNNAHDLNKKCIAVNKLYEKYGPGNFVEDIVALAIKKSTENSGKKVFVFDPGLKDFHTHHHIINRNVADVLKKHKVKFKVFGNRNLSTSTAEYDTAPFFKHSPYEDMQELSNKEFAQRCLAYAKDIADIVKEQGSSTAVIIHTSTASLVQGLAYAISHSDVYFSHIELQLMFHPLSFSGENINNSSPNYTRYLIALRSLKSAVKAAKIGISISSSCQSFAGLYSRMLRERVTTHPYALHSASSEHPIARKQLAVATKPDTSTQKILLFSGDLKIDKGIAWISKALPELLKSNSEAEFHLQLAKPRFHSNALEESIIAIKNLAESSNRVKLIDGYIDQQKWEELLATMDGLLIPYSPVAYRSKTSGILFEYIRNAKNTAKLVVTRDTWLHDEVTIWHLPVIDVEFGNTQDLANKIGTFNKHPSIGDIKESFPDFWRQYFGQGNDQFLVAKTTAA; translated from the coding sequence ATGCATATTAAAAATATAGGTAACATCTATGCCTATGACAATGATTGGCAAACGCCAGCCAAAACCGAGCAACATGCATATGAAAAGTGCCTGGGTCGATTTCCCCATGTCGCTGACATACTTTATTTTGCATTTCCTTGGGCGACTCTGATCGACAATTTAAATACAAAATCAAGTGGCGCTTCAGGCCTGCTTTTGGCACTTGACGCATTGATTGAATCTATCCCCAAGGGGATTGTTCACAGATTCACAGTATGTCAGCACATATACGCATTTAAGTACGTCGAGCTATTTAAAAAAGCTGGCATTACAGAACTTTATTTGTCTCATGCAGAACACTCGACACGTACTCTAGAGGGAATCAACATACACCCGTTCCCTCTCTATCCAGTAAAGGTCGCAACCGACAACTTTTATGAGAAATGGAAACCCCAGGAGGCGTCGGCACGTCGCTACCTCTACAGCTTTATCGGGGCGCATGACTCGAAATATTATCGCACTAGCAGTCGCGAAGACATATTTGAATTATTTGGTGATTCAAAATCTGAACTGGCATACGTTAAGCGTCGAAATGAATGGCATTTCCAGCGAGATGTTTATGACGTTCAAATTAAGGGCAAGGTGGTAAGTGAAGAATTCAAGATAAAACAAAAACTCGAAGAGGACGAGTATTTGTCCATCTTGCTTGATAGCGTATTTTCCTTATGCCCCTCCGGCTCTGGCCCAAACAGCATTCGCCTTTGGGAGTCTTTGGGCACGGGCACCATTCCAGTCATCTTGGCCGATGGCTTGCGTCTGCCTGGGGATGAAGATCTGTGGCGAGAAGCTGCAGTATTTGTTCGGGAAAAAAAAGAGCGAATTGAAAAATTACCAGTTCAACTTGCCGCTCTTAAAAACAACGCTCACGATCTCAATAAAAAATGCATAGCAGTAAATAAATTATACGAAAAGTATGGGCCAGGCAATTTTGTTGAGGACATAGTTGCTTTAGCCATTAAAAAATCAACTGAAAATTCAGGCAAGAAGGTTTTTGTATTTGACCCTGGATTAAAGGACTTTCACACTCATCATCACATCATCAACAGGAATGTTGCTGATGTCCTAAAAAAGCACAAGGTTAAATTCAAGGTCTTTGGCAATCGCAATTTATCAACTTCCACCGCAGAATACGATACGGCGCCTTTTTTCAAGCACAGCCCTTATGAGGACATGCAAGAACTAAGTAACAAAGAGTTCGCTCAAAGATGCCTTGCATATGCAAAAGATATTGCCGACATAGTGAAGGAGCAGGGGTCTTCGACAGCTGTCATTATTCATACCTCGACAGCATCGCTAGTTCAGGGCTTGGCATACGCCATTAGCCATTCGGATGTGTATTTTTCACATATCGAATTACAATTAATGTTTCATCCACTCTCGTTTAGTGGCGAAAACATTAACAACTCCAGTCCAAATTACACGAGATACTTAATTGCATTGCGATCACTAAAATCTGCCGTTAAAGCAGCAAAAATTGGGATTTCCATATCGTCGTCTTGCCAGAGTTTTGCCGGCTTGTATTCCCGAATGTTACGTGAACGGGTTACAACTCACCCGTACGCGTTACATAGCGCAAGCAGTGAGCATCCGATCGCAAGAAAACAACTTGCCGTTGCGACCAAACCAGACACCTCAACCCAGAAAATCTTATTGTTTTCAGGGGATCTCAAGATCGATAAGGGTATCGCGTGGATCTCAAAAGCTTTACCGGAATTACTAAAATCAAATAGTGAAGCGGAGTTCCATCTGCAGTTGGCAAAGCCGCGCTTCCACAGTAACGCGCTAGAAGAGTCAATTATTGCGATCAAAAATTTGGCCGAGTCCAGCAATAGAGTTAAATTGATTGATGGCTACATTGATCAGCAAAAGTGGGAAGAACTTTTGGCGACGATGGATGGGCTTTTGATTCCATATAGCCCGGTCGCATATCGCAGCAAGACTTCCGGGATTCTGTTTGAATATATTAGGAACGCAAAAAATACTGCCAAGCTGGTTGTGACAAGAGATACATGGCTTCACGATGAAGTGACGATTTGGCACTTGCCCGTAATCGACGTAGAGTTCGGAAATACGCAAGACCTGGCAAACAAGATTGGCACTTTCAATAAGCACCCGTCTATTGGAGATATCAAAGAAAGCTTTCCGGATTTTTGGAGACAGTATTTTGGGCAAGGGAATGATCAGTTTTTGGTAGCCAAGACCACCGCGGCCTAA
- a CDS encoding UDP-glucose/GDP-mannose dehydrogenase family protein translates to MKITIFGTGYVGLVTGACLADVGHNVICMDVDQSKIEKLQEGNVPIYEPGLEAMVKRNLAEGRLHFTTDAPAAVAFGTLQFIAVGTPPDEDGSADLKFVLAVARTIGLHMDGYRVIVDKSTVPVGTAEQVSTMLSNVLRERGVSHPFDVCSNPEFLKEGSAIEDFTRGARIVIGSESSQVRELMTECYTPYNRNHDKLMFMSIRAAEFTKYAANAMLATKISFMNELANLAEQLGVDIEQVRLGIGSDPRIGYHFIYPGCGYGGSCFPKDVQALVMTAASAGVETQLLKSVEAVNNRQKDILFNKLSQAFDGDLAGRTIAIWGLAFKPNTDDIREAPSRVLLQKLWEAGAKVQAYDPEAMHEIARIYGTREDLQLVSSRDAAVAAADALVICTEWKQFRTVDFDWLRNQLRHPVIVDGRNLYTPAEVQQHGFMYYAVGRGDSLRRD, encoded by the coding sequence ATGAAAATTACCATATTTGGCACTGGGTATGTCGGCCTGGTCACCGGAGCATGCCTTGCTGACGTAGGCCACAATGTCATCTGCATGGACGTCGATCAAAGCAAAATTGAGAAACTGCAAGAAGGCAATGTGCCGATTTATGAGCCAGGTTTGGAGGCGATGGTAAAACGCAATCTTGCCGAAGGACGACTGCATTTCACGACAGATGCTCCAGCTGCCGTTGCATTCGGTACACTCCAATTCATTGCTGTCGGCACTCCCCCGGATGAAGATGGATCAGCCGATTTGAAATTCGTATTGGCCGTGGCACGAACGATTGGCTTGCACATGGACGGATATCGGGTCATCGTTGACAAATCCACGGTGCCAGTCGGTACCGCAGAACAAGTAAGTACGATGCTCTCAAACGTTTTAAGGGAGCGTGGTGTCTCGCATCCATTCGATGTTTGCTCGAATCCTGAATTTCTCAAAGAAGGGTCCGCTATCGAGGATTTCACCCGTGGCGCGCGAATTGTAATTGGCTCGGAGTCATCGCAAGTACGCGAATTGATGACGGAGTGCTATACACCCTACAATCGCAATCACGACAAATTGATGTTCATGAGCATCCGTGCTGCGGAGTTCACCAAGTATGCTGCAAACGCCATGCTCGCCACCAAAATCAGTTTTATGAACGAACTGGCTAATCTGGCGGAGCAACTCGGGGTCGATATCGAACAGGTACGGCTTGGGATCGGTTCAGATCCGCGCATCGGTTATCACTTTATATATCCTGGTTGCGGATATGGCGGGTCCTGCTTCCCTAAAGATGTCCAAGCCCTGGTCATGACAGCAGCCTCGGCAGGCGTCGAGACGCAGTTATTGAAGTCAGTCGAAGCTGTGAACAACCGCCAGAAGGATATTTTATTCAATAAGCTGAGTCAGGCCTTCGATGGTGATCTCGCCGGCCGCACCATTGCAATTTGGGGGCTGGCATTCAAGCCCAATACTGACGACATTCGCGAAGCCCCAAGCCGCGTGTTATTACAAAAACTTTGGGAAGCCGGAGCTAAAGTACAGGCATATGATCCGGAAGCGATGCATGAGATCGCACGCATTTATGGCACAAGAGAGGATTTGCAGCTGGTCAGCAGCCGGGATGCTGCCGTTGCAGCGGCTGACGCGCTGGTAATTTGTACCGAATGGAAGCAATTCCGCACCGTAGATTTTGACTGGCTGCGCAACCAATTACGCCATCCAGTGATAGTAGACGGCCGCAATTTGTACACGCCTGCAGAAGTACAGCAGCACGGATTTATGTATTACGCAGTCGGACGAGGAGACTCTTTGAGAAGAGACTGA
- the gmd gene encoding GDP-mannose 4,6-dehydratase — protein MKKALITGVTGQDGSYLAEFLLEKGYEVHGIKRRASLFNTQRVDHIYQDPHIDNQRFILHYGDLSDSSNLTRILQQVQPDEVYNLGAQSHVAVSFESPEYTADVDALGTLRLLEAIRLLGLEKKTRFYQASTSELYGLVQETPQKETTPFYPRSPYAVAKMYAYWITVNYREAYGMYACNGILFNHESPRRGETFVTRKITRGLANIAQGLEKRLFMGNMDSLRDWGHAKDYVKMQWLMLQQDTPDDFVIATGVQYSVRDFIRMSAAQLGIALRFEGSGVDEKAVVDTITGDMAPALKPGDVIVAVDPRYFRPAEVETLLGDPTKAKEKLGWVPETTLQQMVEEMVAHDLEQARSHALLKQHGYKVPVAREA, from the coding sequence ATGAAAAAAGCACTGATTACCGGCGTCACCGGCCAGGATGGCTCCTACCTTGCCGAATTCCTGCTTGAAAAAGGATATGAGGTTCACGGCATCAAGCGCCGCGCCTCCCTGTTCAACACCCAGCGCGTGGACCATATCTATCAGGACCCGCACATTGACAACCAGCGCTTCATCCTGCATTACGGCGATCTGAGCGACTCCTCGAATCTGACGCGCATTCTCCAGCAAGTGCAGCCGGATGAGGTCTACAACCTCGGCGCCCAATCGCACGTTGCCGTCAGCTTCGAATCTCCCGAATACACTGCCGATGTGGATGCACTGGGTACCTTGCGCCTGCTGGAAGCGATCCGGCTCCTCGGCCTCGAAAAGAAAACACGCTTCTACCAGGCATCGACTTCCGAACTCTACGGACTGGTGCAAGAAACCCCGCAGAAAGAAACCACGCCGTTCTACCCGCGCTCCCCATACGCAGTGGCCAAGATGTACGCCTACTGGATCACCGTGAACTACCGCGAAGCCTACGGCATGTATGCCTGCAACGGCATCCTGTTCAACCATGAATCGCCACGTCGCGGCGAAACTTTCGTTACGCGCAAAATTACGCGCGGCCTCGCCAATATTGCGCAAGGCCTGGAAAAGCGTCTATTTATGGGCAACATGGATTCGCTGCGCGACTGGGGGCATGCGAAAGACTATGTGAAGATGCAATGGCTCATGCTGCAGCAGGATACGCCTGATGATTTTGTGATTGCAACGGGTGTTCAATACTCCGTGCGCGACTTCATCCGCATGAGTGCCGCACAACTTGGAATAGCGCTGCGGTTCGAGGGATCCGGCGTAGACGAAAAAGCCGTAGTCGATACCATCACGGGTGATATGGCGCCGGCACTGAAGCCGGGAGACGTGATCGTTGCGGTCGATCCACGCTATTTCCGTCCTGCTGAAGTGGAAACTTTACTCGGCGATCCGACCAAGGCCAAGGAAAAACTCGGCTGGGTGCCGGAAACAACACTACAGCAAATGGTCGAAGAAATGGTTGCACATGACTTGGAGCAGGCGCGCAGCCATGCGCTGTTGAAGCAGCATGGATACAAGGTGCCGGTGGCACGCGAGGCATAA
- a CDS encoding phytanoyl-CoA dioxygenase family protein, translating to MNNVLENKGFCGPFNLADTVELDSVVELVNLPNFGKKDRHVDFAVIRTIFLDSELQNKVKALVGSDWLLWRTNFFTKNEKSGEIGWHHDKHFQSGDEAIDFNEVGSHFSILIALNDMTVSNGAFEIIPGSHKHIASWSRDTRPFHKKESAEHFLTVPDDLLALREKVELSRGQFLLFHSATVHRSLPFESGFPRVSMIGRLVKKNVSLPSHLQNDPAVVPF from the coding sequence ATGAATAATGTTTTAGAGAATAAAGGCTTCTGCGGCCCCTTTAATTTGGCAGACACCGTTGAATTGGATAGCGTGGTTGAACTAGTAAATTTGCCAAATTTTGGAAAGAAAGACCGTCATGTGGATTTCGCCGTTATCAGGACTATATTTTTAGACAGCGAACTGCAAAATAAAGTAAAGGCGTTAGTTGGGTCAGACTGGTTATTGTGGCGCACTAATTTTTTTACAAAAAATGAGAAATCGGGCGAAATCGGCTGGCACCACGATAAACATTTCCAATCGGGCGATGAGGCAATTGACTTTAATGAAGTTGGCAGTCATTTTTCAATATTGATTGCCTTGAATGACATGACAGTCTCAAATGGTGCTTTTGAAATTATCCCTGGATCACACAAGCATATCGCTAGTTGGAGTAGGGATACCCGACCATTTCATAAAAAAGAATCGGCCGAACATTTCTTGACCGTTCCAGATGATTTATTGGCACTCCGAGAAAAAGTCGAATTAAGCCGTGGCCAATTTTTATTATTTCACTCTGCGACAGTTCATCGCAGCCTGCCATTTGAATCGGGATTTCCTCGGGTGTCTATGATAGGTAGGTTAGTTAAAAAAAACGTATCCTTGCCCAGCCATCTACAAAATGACCCCGCCGTAGTGCCATTCTAG
- a CDS encoding GDP-L-fucose synthase: MNNQEKIFVAGHRGMVGSAIVRRLQSLGFTNILTRTHAELDLTNQAAVEKFFRENKVDKVYLAAAKVGGIHANNTYPAEFIYQNLMIECNIVHAAHVAGVNKLLFLGSSCIYPKLAEQPMKEEALLTGVLESTNEPYAIAKIAGIKLCESYNRQYGRDYRSVMPTNLYGPHDNFHPENSHVIPALLRRFHEAVLAGAEEVVIWGSGTPMREFLHVDDMAAASVHVMELDVTTYNSNTQPMLSHINVGTGVDCTIRELAVTVARVTGFGGRLTFDATKPDGTPRKLMDVSRLRALGWEAGISLEDGLRDAYNWFLAHQDDFRG; this comes from the coding sequence ATGAATAATCAAGAAAAAATCTTCGTCGCCGGGCACCGCGGCATGGTGGGCTCGGCGATCGTACGCCGTTTGCAGTCATTGGGCTTCACCAACATTCTCACCCGCACACACGCGGAACTCGACCTGACAAATCAGGCTGCAGTCGAGAAGTTCTTCCGCGAGAACAAGGTCGACAAAGTCTACCTGGCCGCAGCCAAAGTAGGCGGCATCCATGCCAACAATACCTATCCAGCTGAATTCATTTATCAGAATCTGATGATCGAATGTAATATCGTTCATGCTGCCCATGTAGCGGGTGTGAACAAGCTCCTTTTTCTAGGTTCGTCCTGCATCTACCCCAAGCTGGCAGAGCAGCCGATGAAGGAAGAAGCCCTGCTGACCGGCGTGCTGGAATCGACCAACGAGCCGTACGCGATCGCCAAGATCGCCGGCATCAAGCTGTGCGAGAGCTATAACCGGCAGTATGGCCGTGATTACCGCTCCGTCATGCCGACCAATCTGTACGGACCGCATGACAATTTTCATCCCGAAAACAGTCATGTGATCCCCGCCTTGCTGCGTCGTTTCCATGAAGCCGTGCTGGCTGGCGCAGAAGAGGTAGTGATCTGGGGCAGCGGCACCCCCATGCGCGAGTTCTTGCACGTGGATGACATGGCTGCTGCCAGCGTACATGTGATGGAACTCGATGTCACAACGTATAACAGCAATACTCAGCCCATGCTCTCGCATATCAACGTAGGCACCGGCGTGGATTGCACGATCCGTGAACTTGCAGTGACCGTGGCGCGCGTGACCGGATTTGGCGGGCGCCTGACTTTTGATGCCACCAAGCCGGATGGCACGCCGCGCAAGCTGATGGACGTCTCCCGCCTGCGAGCGCTGGGATGGGAGGCGGGAATATCGCTGGAGGATGGCTTGCGTGACGCCTACAACTGGTTCCTCGCGCACCAGGATGATTTCCGCGGATGA
- a CDS encoding glycosyltransferase, with amino-acid sequence MIFVFDPGLKEPQTHHDILDGNLDRVLSQRGRACIFFSHVNLDPNLVKFRCHPAFRLSPYADTAALDDRDFARQWRAYADDIAAIIREHGNPEHLIVHTATPALIQGLAVALHLRTLHCRSLRLQLMFHPLSFVPDGAAAPSTAHARYLIALRMLQAGAAAAGTILHVSTSCEGFSRIYSRMLRQRVPVHPYALQSSEAAPEMQPVQPHRSGSRKVLLFSGNVKLDKGIGWVADALPHLLQASGGTEFYIQLSDTRFGDSLLESAIAKLRVIAAANPRLKLIEGYSSEAQWNTTLSRMDALLIPYAPQAYRYKTSGILFEYLKLARPDARIIVTDGTWLAEESAHWRLPVASVDFANTVQLGEILASLDDCPAVGNLPTAFPQFWERYFRQGNDAFLTDGL; translated from the coding sequence ATGATATTTGTTTTCGACCCGGGATTGAAAGAGCCGCAGACCCATCATGACATTCTCGATGGGAACCTGGACCGCGTCCTGTCGCAGCGCGGCCGTGCCTGCATATTTTTCAGTCACGTAAATCTCGATCCGAACCTGGTGAAATTCCGCTGCCATCCTGCATTTCGGCTTAGCCCCTATGCAGACACCGCTGCGCTCGATGACCGTGACTTTGCAAGGCAGTGGCGAGCTTATGCCGACGACATCGCAGCAATTATCAGAGAGCATGGCAACCCGGAGCACCTCATCGTCCATACGGCGACGCCGGCTTTGATTCAGGGCCTGGCTGTCGCACTCCATTTGCGCACACTGCACTGCCGGTCGCTGCGGCTGCAACTGATGTTTCACCCGCTCTCCTTTGTGCCGGACGGCGCGGCGGCTCCTTCAACCGCGCATGCAAGGTACCTGATCGCCTTGCGGATGTTGCAGGCCGGCGCGGCAGCAGCAGGAACGATCTTGCATGTATCGACTTCCTGTGAGGGATTTTCAAGGATCTATTCGCGCATGCTAAGGCAGCGGGTTCCGGTACATCCGTATGCCCTGCAATCCTCGGAGGCGGCTCCCGAAATGCAGCCGGTGCAGCCGCACCGTTCAGGATCCCGGAAGGTTTTGCTTTTTTCGGGCAATGTGAAACTGGACAAGGGCATCGGCTGGGTCGCGGATGCGCTGCCGCACCTGCTGCAGGCAAGCGGCGGCACGGAGTTTTACATACAACTTTCGGATACCCGCTTCGGTGACAGTCTGCTTGAGTCAGCCATTGCCAAGTTGCGCGTAATCGCCGCGGCCAATCCGCGCCTGAAGCTGATCGAGGGCTACAGCAGCGAGGCACAATGGAACACTACCCTGTCCAGGATGGATGCCTTGCTGATTCCCTATGCACCGCAGGCGTATCGTTACAAAACTTCCGGCATCCTGTTCGAGTACCTCAAGCTTGCCCGACCCGATGCCAGGATCATCGTCACCGACGGTACCTGGCTGGCCGAAGAATCCGCGCATTGGCGCCTGCCAGTGGCATCTGTCGATTTTGCCAATACTGTGCAACTGGGCGAAATCCTCGCCTCGCTCGATGACTGTCCGGCTGTTGGGAACTTGCCCACAGCGTTTCCGCAATTCTGGGAGCGGTATTTCCGGCAGGGGAATGATGCATTTCTGACGGACGGGCTCTGA
- a CDS encoding DUF1796 family putative cysteine peptidase, with protein sequence MKKTDLIFSLGPNCKNAWNIRDYFKVDRAYPFDWWITPAKSMLKMIESGFEFDVKRDDLHITPTNEHNTVYNYKLNLLHHHDFTRVWGEHPGVVFEVSDDEIEKVNSKYRHLFKRLADDLAQAAHPIAVLNWSYSGWPNEYKGIPTNAALNGFMPPDQLAREIRDRLGKKLRIAFIAIGEPLHEEHEWGCIVRRPDLGERENIKGADYAEPIHVFRQAYDMLNFSLDDDSLQASR encoded by the coding sequence ATGAAAAAAACCGATTTGATTTTCAGCCTGGGGCCCAATTGCAAGAATGCATGGAACATCCGCGATTATTTCAAGGTCGATCGGGCATACCCCTTTGACTGGTGGATTACCCCGGCAAAGTCGATGCTGAAAATGATCGAAAGCGGATTTGAATTTGACGTCAAGAGAGACGATCTGCATATCACGCCGACCAATGAGCACAACACCGTTTATAACTACAAGCTGAATCTGCTCCATCATCATGACTTCACACGCGTATGGGGGGAGCACCCGGGCGTTGTTTTCGAAGTGAGCGATGACGAGATAGAAAAGGTCAATAGCAAATACAGGCACTTGTTTAAAAGGCTCGCGGACGACCTCGCGCAAGCTGCCCACCCCATTGCTGTCCTTAACTGGAGTTATTCCGGCTGGCCCAACGAATATAAAGGCATTCCGACCAATGCCGCGTTGAACGGCTTTATGCCACCCGACCAGCTGGCCCGGGAAATCCGGGACAGATTGGGCAAAAAATTGCGAATTGCCTTTATCGCAATCGGCGAGCCGTTGCACGAAGAACACGAATGGGGCTGTATTGTCCGAAGGCCGGACCTCGGCGAGCGCGAAAACATCAAGGGCGCTGATTATGCTGAGCCAATACATGTCTTTCGGCAGGCATATGACATGCTGAATTTTTCCCTGGACGACGACTCGCTGCAGGCATCCCGGTAA